The Acidovorax sp. RAC01 genomic sequence TGTCGCCGTCAGCTACGCAGCCGACTGCATGGGCTGCCATGTGCCGGCGGCCAAGACCGACCGCGTATTCATCCAGGGCTATCCGACACTGACCCAGCACTGACTTGCTTGTCACTTTCAGAAGGCGACAGCACGAAATATCAAAAGTCGACCGCACGGTCTTTTCTGACGTTGGAGTCGCCTCAGAAAACGGAAAATAAAGCACGCTAAGGCGTAGTTCCCTCGGGCTACACCGCGTCCGCACTGCGCGGTTCTTTCTTCCCTTGCAGTGACGCAATCAGCGGGCAGGAAACGTTCCCCTTCCGCGCATGGCAGGCGCACACCAAATCAGACAGCACGGCCTCCATGCGCGCCAGGTCAGCCATCCTCTCGCGCACGTCCTTGAGCTTGTGCTCGGCCAGGCTGCTGGCTTCCTCGCAATGGGTGCCATCCTCCAGCCGCAGCAGCTCGGCGATCTCATCCAGGCTGAAGCCCAACCGCTGGGCTGATTTCACGAAGCGCACCCGCGTTACATCCGTCTCGCCATAGCGGCGAATGCTGCCGTAAGGCTTGTCCGGTTCCGGGAGCAAGCCCTTGCGCTGATAGAACCGGATGGTCTCCACATTGACCCCGGCCGTCCTGGCGAAAACGCCAATGGTCAGGTTCTCCAAATTGTTTTCCATATCGCTTGACTCCGTACATAACTACGGAAGTAAGCTTAAGCTATCCAATTCAGATTCGAAAGGACAAACGTATGTCTGAACCTCAAAACGGGCGCGGCGCGCTCTTCACTGGCGGGCTGGCCGCCATCCTCGCCTCGGCTTGCTGCCTCGGGCCGCTGGTTCTGATCGCCTTGGGGTTCAGCGGCGCTTGGATCGGCAACTTGACGGTGTTGGAACCCTATCGCCCCATCTTTATCGGCGTGGCGCTGGTGGCGTTGTTCTTCGCCTGGCGGCGCATCTACCGGCCGTCAGCCGCCTGCAAACCGGGTGAGGTTTGCGCGATTCCCCAAGTGCGAGCTACTTACAAGCTCATTTTCTGGGGCGTGGCCGTGCTGGTTTTGGTCGCGCTCGGATTTCCCTACGTCGTGCCATTTTTCTATTGATCACAGGAGTTCACCATGAAAAAGCTGCTTTCCGCCCTTGCCCTCGCTGCCGTTGTTGCCCCCGTGTGGGCCGCCACCCAGACCGTTACGCTGTCCGTACCGGGCATGACCTGCTCGGCCTGTCCGATCACTGTCAAGAAGGCGATTTCCAAGGTCGATGGCGTCAGTAAAGTTGACGTGACCTTCGAGACGCGCGAAGCGGTGGTCACCTTCGATGATGCCAAGACCAGCGTGCAGAAACTGACCAAGGCTACCGAGGATGCGGGCTACCCATCATCAGTCAAGAACTGATCATGAAAGACCCGAAGACACTGCTGCGGGTCAGCATCATTGGCACAACCCTCGTGGCGCTGTGTTGCTTCACCCCTGTTCTGGTCATTTTGCTCGGTGTGGTCGGCTTGTCCGCGCTGACCGGCTATCTGGACTATGTGCTGCTGCCTGCGCTGGCGATTTTCATCGGCTTGACC encodes the following:
- the merR gene encoding Hg(II)-responsive transcriptional regulator, with translation MENNLENLTIGVFARTAGVNVETIRFYQRKGLLPEPDKPYGSIRRYGETDVTRVRFVKSAQRLGFSLDEIAELLRLEDGTHCEEASSLAEHKLKDVRERMADLARMEAVLSDLVCACHARKGNVSCPLIASLQGKKEPRSADAV
- the merT gene encoding mercuric ion transporter MerT, with amino-acid sequence MSEPQNGRGALFTGGLAAILASACCLGPLVLIALGFSGAWIGNLTVLEPYRPIFIGVALVALFFAWRRIYRPSAACKPGEVCAIPQVRATYKLIFWGVAVLVLVALGFPYVVPFFY
- the merP gene encoding mercury resistance system periplasmic binding protein MerP, which produces MKKLLSALALAAVVAPVWAATQTVTLSVPGMTCSACPITVKKAISKVDGVSKVDVTFETREAVVTFDDAKTSVQKLTKATEDAGYPSSVKN
- the merF gene encoding mercury resistance system transport protein MerF, with product MKDPKTLLRVSIIGTTLVALCCFTPVLVILLGVVGLSALTGYLDYVLLPALAIFIGLTIYAIQRKRQADACCTPKFNGVKK